tgcccagcctggaggtAAAGTCGTTCCTGGCAGTGGCTTCGGCATGTCGTCCTCGGTGAAAACCCCGGCGCTGGAAGAGCTCGCTCCTGGCTCTGAGGAGAAGCCTAAAGGCAAGTCGCCTCTCAGCTGGGGCTCTCTGTTTGGTCACCGAAGCGAGAAGATTGTTTTTGCCAAGAGCGACAGTGGCGTGGATGAGAACGTCCTGACCGTCACCATCACGGAGACCACGGTCATCGAGTCAGACTTGGGTGTGTGGAGCTCACGGGCGCTGCTCTACCTCACGCTGTGGTTCTTCTTCAGTTTCTGCACACTCTTCCTCAACAAGTACATCCTGTCCCTGCTGGGAGGCGAGCCCAGCATGCTAGGTAGGCGGCGGCTGGCGCGGGGTGGAGACCAGCTGCCTGGGAGGGTGTGGGGAGCCCGGGTCAGGATGGGAACCCGGGGTGGAGCCCGCTGCAGGTGCGGGGTCAGGATGGGAACCCGGGTCGGGATGGGAACCCGGGTCAGGATGGGAACCCGGGGTGGAGCCCGCTGCAGGTGCGGGGTCGGGATGGGAACCCGGGGTGGAGCCCGCTGCAGGTGCGGGGTCGGGATGGGAACCCGGGTCGGGATGGGAACCCGGGGTGGAGCCCGCTGCAGGTGCGGGGTCGGGATGGGAACCCGGGGTGGAGCCCGCTGCAGGTGCGGGGTCGGGATGGGAACCCGGGTCGGGATGGGAACCCGGGGTGGAGCCCGCTGCAGGTGCGGGGTCGGGATGGGAACCCGGGTCGGGATGGGAACCCGGGGTGGAGCCCGCTGCAGGTGCGGGGTCGGGATGGGAACCCGGGTCGGGATGGGAACCCGGGGTGGAGCCCGCTGCAGGTGCGGGGTCGGGATGGGAACCCGGGTCGGGATGGGAACCCGGGGTGGAGCCCGCTGCAGGTGCGGGGTCGGGATGGGAACCCGGTTCGGGATGGGAACCCGGGGTGGAGCCCGCTGCAGGTGCGGGAGGGGTGATTCTCCCGCTTGGCTTTGGCCCCCTCCCTCCCGCAGGTGCGGTGCAGATGCTGTCCACCACGGTTATCGGGTGTGTGAAAACCCTCGTTCCTTGCTGTTTATATCAGCACAAGGCCCGGCTTTCCTACCCACCCAACTTCCTTATGACGATGCTGTTTGTGGGTCTGATGAGGTAAAGAATCTCACGCTTTGGTTgagtctctttttctttaaatgtaaagTCCCTGTCTTGTTACTAGAGCGGGGACTCTGCTGGCTGGTGAGTTTTCAGTGCAGAGTTTATAAAAGCGTCAGGGCCGTCCAGATTTTAGGACACCAGGTGAATGTGAATTCGTGGCTCTCACTGCCTCTTGCGCAGTCAGCTTCTTTCCAGGCTGGTGGT
This region of Macaca fascicularis isolate 582-1 chromosome 1, T2T-MFA8v1.1 genomic DNA includes:
- the SLC35E2B gene encoding solute carrier family 35 member E2B isoform X6 yields the protein MSSSVKTPALEELAPGSEEKPKGKSPLSWGSLFGHRSEKIVFAKSDSGVDENVLTVTITETTVIESDLGVWSSRALLYLTLWFFFSFCTLFLNKYILSLLGGEPSMLGAVQMLSTTVIGCVKTLVPCCLYQHKARLSYPPNFLMTMLFVGLMRFATVVLGLVSLKNVAVSFAETVKSSAPIFTVIMSRMILGEYTVLGFQASAAAPGLW
- the SLC35E2B gene encoding solute carrier family 35 member E2B isoform X5 → MSSSVKTPALEELAPGSEEKPKGKSPLSWGSLFGHRSEKIVFAKSDSGVDENVLTVTITETTVIESDLGVWSSRALLYLTLWFFFSFCTLFLNKYILSLLGGEPSMLGAVQMLSTTVIGCVKTLVPCCLYQHKARLSYPPNFLMTMLFVGLMRFATVVLGLVSLKNVAVSFAETVKSSAPIFTVIMSRMILGEYTGSCFVAKLECSDEITTHCNLCLPLRRSSHLSLLGS
- the SLC35E2B gene encoding solute carrier family 35 member E2B isoform X4 yields the protein MSSSVKTPALEELAPGSEEKPKGKSPLSWGSLFGHRSEKIVFAKSDSGVDENVLTVTITETTVIESDLGVWSSRALLYLTLWFFFSFCTLFLNKYILSLLGGEPSMLGAVQMLSTTVIGCVKTLVPCCLYQHKARLSYPPNFLMTMLFVGLMRFATVVLGLVSLKNVAVSFAETVKSSAPIFTVIMSRMILGEYTGDFQRHVGSMSHTRCGCMKTSEGQRHPQSVASCTEWGGGVCTHVFARLRNDKILRPRQMSVCLWGREEAEGPRRGWACPTCT